One region of Candidatus Peribacteraceae bacterium genomic DNA includes:
- the nusA gene encoding transcription termination factor NusA, whose product MRASFLAAINQICSEKNVSPDQVIEAVKQAIGTAYRKDFGNKEQEIRVDLEEGKDMPTILLVKEVVEDVENENIEIGLKDARKIKPDAEPGDEISIDVTPLEYGRIATQAAKQVILQKLQEAEKMSLYQMFKDREDELLTATVTKVDPNWVTLEIEGMTVSLPWREQIPGEHYYTGKRIRVYLETVEMSGKGPQLRISRTHPKLVKKLLELEIPEVRNGDVEIKAIARDAGFRSKVAVLSHDPRIDPIGACVGQKGVRIQAVMEEINGERVDMIEWSEDPIKLISLALQPAAISAVIIVNDKEHLDDQGRKIKKRAAVFVEEAQRPMAIGKKGQNIRLATELSAFELDMYNYEELPAFKAKLAELRGGPVAEAAPAEAPAEGQAEATVAEATAVETPAEASEEPKEESAAPEAAAVTGAAPEDVPAAAAPAAEAKEPAKKPRKKKEGAAVGEAKEEAAA is encoded by the coding sequence ATGCGCGCATCCTTCCTCGCCGCCATCAACCAGATCTGTTCCGAGAAGAACGTCTCGCCCGACCAGGTGATCGAGGCCGTCAAACAGGCCATCGGCACCGCGTACCGCAAGGACTTCGGCAACAAGGAGCAGGAAATCCGCGTGGACCTGGAAGAAGGGAAGGACATGCCCACCATCCTCCTCGTGAAGGAAGTGGTGGAGGACGTGGAGAATGAGAACATCGAGATCGGGCTCAAGGACGCCAGGAAGATCAAGCCGGACGCCGAGCCGGGCGACGAGATCAGCATTGACGTGACGCCTTTGGAGTACGGCCGCATCGCCACGCAGGCCGCCAAGCAGGTGATTCTGCAAAAGCTGCAGGAGGCGGAGAAGATGAGCCTGTACCAGATGTTCAAGGATCGCGAGGACGAGCTGCTCACCGCCACGGTGACGAAGGTGGACCCCAACTGGGTCACGCTGGAGATCGAAGGTATGACGGTGTCGCTCCCCTGGAGGGAGCAGATCCCCGGCGAGCACTACTACACGGGCAAGCGCATCCGCGTGTACCTGGAGACGGTGGAGATGAGCGGCAAGGGGCCGCAGCTCCGCATCTCCCGCACGCATCCCAAGCTGGTGAAGAAGCTCCTGGAATTGGAGATCCCGGAGGTGCGCAACGGCGACGTGGAGATCAAGGCCATCGCGCGCGACGCCGGCTTCCGCAGCAAGGTCGCCGTGCTCAGCCACGACCCCCGCATCGACCCCATCGGCGCGTGCGTGGGGCAGAAGGGCGTGCGCATCCAGGCCGTGATGGAGGAGATCAACGGCGAGCGCGTGGACATGATCGAGTGGTCGGAGGACCCCATCAAATTGATTTCACTCGCGCTGCAGCCAGCGGCCATCTCCGCCGTAATCATCGTGAACGACAAGGAGCACTTGGACGACCAAGGCCGCAAGATCAAGAAGCGCGCGGCGGTGTTCGTGGAGGAAGCGCAGCGCCCCATGGCCATCGGCAAGAAGGGCCAGAACATCCGCCTGGCGACGGAACTCTCCGCATTCGAGCTGGACATGTACAACTACGAGGAGCTCCCCGCCTTCAAGGCGAAGCTCGCGGAACTGCGCGGCGGACCTGTTGCCGAAGCCGCGCCTGCGGAAGCCCCCGCCGAGGGACAAGCGGAAGCAACCGTAGCGGAAGCCACCGCAGTGGAGACTCCCGCGGAAGCGTCTGAGGAACCGAAGGAGGAATCTGCCGCTCCCGAAGCCGCCGCAGTGACGGGTGCCGCCCCTGAAGATGTCCCCGCCGCCGCCGCACCGGCCGCCGAAGCGAAAGAGCCTGCCAAGAAGCCGCGGAAGAAGAAGGAAGGGGCGGCAGTGGGAGAGGCGAAGGAGGAAGCGGCGGCGTAA
- a CDS encoding exonuclease domain-containing protein: protein MKLPPLPLVVLDTETTGFVPRTHRVIEYAAVRAEGGKVTDTYEQLFATDEIPPVVEVITRIRMEDVRGQPTFEEKREEILARIPEDAIIVGQNTPFDLGMLKGEGMDLTGRPWVDTSMLASLVFPELESYSLGYLSAVLDLNHEPKHRALGDVRATLELLSRVWERLLELPPGLVKQAREVMERAPAGYRLLFEALPASGKKETPAWLRHPEEAGFKRRTVTPPSLPTPKKGEIALREEPLNPAELQAIIEAAQEDTSVRHWIAVKNLDAAVRRLSFEKGVRILYPPGHLLDPEAVKRWTKADSLTADEATLLLKIHWYSPFTRNDLPLHGGEESVWRGTLACTDASKAYTDQFQDLPGVVLIDHQQLLRFLQDEEHPAAAALAEPAHIIIDDASMLEDTATKAYGWYADVSALRAGSERNPSLTRITDLLQLWIEKVRGGLDVRALNASDLTAPEAKGLRAQIEELLEQDGDLPSPVRAQWEGITHILNPENLARRYAWIEQRMNGSHTLQSVPEHVSDFLQDFLYSRFSTTLLIPPESTSELREILPVTVVSSPSPEGRGGARGRGYELPLSFPLTPLHEILGNPPEGKTILLIPGKGTIENMYVRYTEMLEERGVTLICLGVSGGQGRMRAEFLAAEGTVMWLVTPWVFEGLELPPETVDHLIISALPFDYASHPVLSRRAARYKSGFMDYFLPRLKHRLFRVLRTFARFKTEEADVQILDDRLRSKEYGKEVIAYLNLFSVQGERHAKLEMHNEIPQPPRTRKTNTAAKKKESSKEQKKDQLKLF from the coding sequence GTGAAACTCCCTCCCCTCCCCCTCGTCGTCCTCGACACGGAAACGACCGGCTTCGTGCCGCGCACGCACCGCGTGATCGAATATGCCGCGGTGAGGGCGGAGGGCGGGAAGGTGACGGATACCTACGAGCAGCTGTTCGCGACGGACGAGATCCCCCCCGTGGTGGAAGTGATCACGCGCATCCGCATGGAAGACGTGCGCGGGCAACCGACGTTCGAGGAGAAGCGCGAGGAAATCCTTGCCCGCATCCCGGAAGACGCGATCATCGTCGGCCAGAATACGCCGTTCGATTTGGGCATGCTCAAGGGCGAAGGGATGGATCTCACGGGGCGGCCATGGGTGGATACCTCCATGCTCGCCTCCCTCGTTTTCCCGGAACTGGAGAGCTACTCCCTGGGGTACTTGAGCGCCGTGCTCGATTTGAACCACGAGCCCAAGCACCGCGCATTGGGTGACGTGCGCGCCACGCTCGAACTCCTCAGCCGCGTGTGGGAACGCCTCCTCGAGCTCCCGCCCGGACTGGTGAAGCAGGCGCGGGAGGTGATGGAGCGCGCGCCCGCCGGCTACCGCCTCCTCTTCGAGGCGCTGCCCGCGTCCGGGAAGAAGGAGACGCCCGCGTGGCTCCGGCACCCCGAAGAGGCGGGCTTCAAGCGCCGCACGGTCACTCCCCCGAGCCTCCCGACGCCGAAGAAAGGGGAGATCGCCCTCCGCGAGGAACCGCTCAACCCCGCCGAACTCCAAGCGATCATCGAAGCCGCACAGGAGGATACGTCCGTGCGGCATTGGATCGCCGTCAAGAATCTGGACGCCGCCGTACGCCGCCTCTCCTTTGAGAAAGGCGTGCGCATCCTGTACCCGCCCGGCCATCTGCTGGATCCCGAGGCGGTGAAGAGATGGACGAAGGCGGATTCCTTGACCGCCGATGAAGCAACGCTCCTGCTCAAGATTCACTGGTACTCGCCCTTCACCCGCAATGACCTCCCCCTGCACGGAGGGGAGGAATCCGTATGGCGCGGGACGCTGGCTTGCACCGATGCTTCCAAGGCGTACACGGACCAATTCCAAGACCTGCCGGGGGTGGTGCTCATCGACCACCAGCAGCTCCTGCGTTTTCTTCAGGATGAGGAGCATCCCGCCGCGGCGGCATTGGCGGAGCCGGCGCACATCATCATCGACGACGCCTCCATGCTGGAGGACACCGCCACCAAGGCCTACGGCTGGTATGCGGACGTCTCCGCCCTGCGCGCAGGGAGCGAGCGCAACCCGTCACTCACGCGCATCACGGACCTGCTGCAACTGTGGATCGAGAAGGTGCGCGGCGGCCTGGACGTGCGCGCACTGAATGCGTCCGACCTCACCGCGCCGGAGGCGAAAGGGCTCCGCGCGCAGATTGAGGAACTGCTGGAACAGGACGGAGACCTGCCTTCACCGGTCCGCGCCCAATGGGAAGGCATTACGCACATCCTCAACCCGGAGAACCTGGCGCGGCGCTACGCGTGGATCGAGCAGCGCATGAACGGCTCGCACACCCTGCAATCCGTTCCCGAGCATGTGTCGGATTTCCTGCAGGACTTCCTCTACTCCCGCTTCTCCACAACCCTCCTTATCCCGCCCGAAAGCACATCTGAACTCCGAGAGATCCTCCCTGTCACTGTCGTGTCTTCCCCCTCTCCTGAGGGGAGAGGGGGAGCGAGGGGGAGAGGGTATGAACTTCCCCTCTCTTTCCCCCTCACGCCCCTCCATGAAATTCTGGGGAACCCGCCCGAAGGGAAAACGATTTTGCTCATTCCCGGCAAGGGAACGATCGAGAACATGTACGTGCGGTACACGGAGATGCTCGAGGAGCGCGGCGTCACCCTCATCTGCCTCGGCGTGAGCGGCGGGCAGGGGCGCATGCGCGCGGAATTCCTGGCCGCGGAAGGGACGGTAATGTGGCTCGTGACGCCGTGGGTGTTCGAAGGGCTGGAGCTGCCGCCGGAGACCGTTGACCATTTGATCATCAGCGCGCTCCCCTTCGACTACGCTTCCCACCCCGTCCTCAGCCGCCGTGCGGCCCGCTACAAGAGCGGCTTCATGGATTACTTCCTCCCGCGCCTCAAGCACCGCCTGTTCCGCGTCCTCCGCACCTTCGCGCGGTTCAAGACGGAGGAAGCGGACGTGCAAATACTGGATGACCGCTTGCGGAGCAAGGAATACGGGAAGGAGGTGATTGCGTATTTGAATCTGTTCTCGGTACAGGGAGAACGTCATGCAAAATTAGAAATGCACAATGAAATCCCACAGCCCCCCCGCACGCGGAAAACAAACACGGCTGCGAAGAAAAAGGAATCCTCCAAAGAACAGAAAAAGGACCAGTTGAAGTTGTTTTAG
- a CDS encoding exopolysaccharide biosynthesis polyprenyl glycosylphosphotransferase, translating to MKKSEALFGLLRIPADVLAAGAALFLSFRLRQANIDLLPFVRLLEPAQTLPTAEYYVSAFILPAVLLFVALAAALKLYALRATMSAWTEMGHVVLAAALWVAVVNAWFFLVEHELFFSRAVLVHSVAFLILFVAVFRSWLILVQRAFLRRGVGRLLVVSLGSQAIAVPARDVLLHDMHYHYLGHLQDLAALKRVIHQQVIDFVIQTDPNPGSQETVALIEYCRSHHLGYGFLPPVLADVPHQLAVDRLGQVPLIRFQPTPLDGWGRVWKRLFDLLVSAVLIVLLLPFLLLFALGILLTSGWPIFYISTRVGEQGRTLVKILKFRTMVKNADALKGRLMAQNERNDGPLFKMRNDPRITPFGKFLRRWTLDEFPQLINVLLGQVSLVGPRPHLPSEVQKYSLEQRRVFAVKPGMTGLAQTSGRSDLGFEEEMKLDLRYIEEWSLLLDLWILWRTMFTVLSRKGAD from the coding sequence ATGAAGAAGTCGGAAGCGTTGTTCGGCTTGCTGCGCATACCGGCGGACGTGTTGGCCGCAGGGGCCGCGCTCTTCCTCAGCTTCCGCCTGCGCCAGGCGAACATTGATCTCCTTCCTTTCGTCCGGCTCCTGGAGCCGGCGCAGACGCTCCCCACGGCGGAATACTACGTTTCAGCATTCATCCTCCCCGCCGTCCTCCTCTTCGTCGCGCTCGCCGCCGCACTCAAGCTGTACGCGCTGCGCGCCACCATGAGCGCGTGGACGGAAATGGGGCATGTGGTGCTGGCGGCGGCGCTGTGGGTGGCGGTGGTCAATGCGTGGTTCTTCCTCGTGGAGCACGAACTCTTCTTCTCCCGCGCGGTGCTGGTCCATTCCGTGGCGTTTCTGATCCTGTTCGTCGCCGTGTTCCGTTCCTGGCTCATCCTGGTGCAGCGCGCGTTCCTGCGGAGGGGGGTGGGGCGGCTGCTCGTGGTGTCGTTGGGGTCCCAGGCCATCGCGGTGCCGGCGCGCGACGTGCTCCTGCACGACATGCACTACCACTACCTGGGACACCTGCAGGACCTGGCCGCGCTCAAGCGGGTCATCCACCAGCAGGTCATCGATTTCGTCATCCAGACCGACCCCAATCCCGGGAGCCAGGAGACCGTGGCGCTCATCGAGTACTGCCGCAGCCACCACTTGGGGTACGGCTTTCTGCCGCCCGTGCTCGCGGATGTGCCGCACCAGCTGGCGGTGGACCGCCTGGGGCAAGTGCCGCTCATACGTTTCCAGCCCACGCCGCTGGACGGGTGGGGGCGCGTGTGGAAGCGCCTCTTCGACCTGCTCGTGAGCGCGGTGCTCATTGTGCTCCTCCTGCCATTCCTCCTCCTCTTTGCACTGGGCATTTTGCTAACCAGTGGATGGCCCATCTTCTACATTTCCACGCGGGTGGGGGAGCAGGGGAGAACGCTCGTCAAAATCCTCAAGTTCCGCACCATGGTGAAGAACGCCGACGCCCTCAAGGGGCGGCTCATGGCGCAGAATGAACGGAACGACGGGCCCCTGTTCAAGATGAGGAACGACCCCCGCATCACCCCCTTCGGCAAGTTCCTCCGCCGGTGGACGCTGGATGAGTTCCCGCAGCTCATCAATGTCCTCCTGGGGCAGGTCTCGCTCGTGGGCCCTCGTCCGCACCTTCCCTCCGAGGTGCAGAAGTACTCGCTGGAACAGCGCCGCGTCTTCGCCGTCAAACCGGGCATGACGGGGCTGGCGCAGACCTCCGGCCGCTCGGATTTGGGTTTTGAGGAGGAGATGAAACTCGACCTGCGCTACATCGAAGAGTGGTCGTTGCTGTTGGATCTCTGGATACTGTGGAGGACGATGTTCACGGTATTGAGCAGGAAGGGGGCGGACTGA
- a CDS encoding tetratricopeptide repeat protein — protein MTRRQVFLVVLAFLGLALLVYGRSLTNDFVPFDDDILVSRNPVIRELSPRSIRKAFTMFDPELYIPLTFLTFQVEYQAGGMNPAVFHTTNLVLHTANALFVCWLTFLLTRRRFAGVVAGLLFLLHPLHAEAVAWVAGRKDVLSAFFFLASLIAYVTHVRKPRWTAYVLSLELFLLGLLSKVIVVTLPVILLLIDVWEGRGITRKSLWEKAPFFLLSIVFGVIAFLGKGADTLPKAYSLLQWILLLAGSTAFTLWKLFLPFSLSVIYPLAGPPSPGGAGYLLALVICAFLAGFVAYGWKHARRIWVGVAFFLITLAPTFFNLYKGSVTYIASDRYAYIPSIGLFLLAGLGAARLYDHLSPRSLRRGAAVLGIFVFAAFGFLSFRQSLVWKDGITLFSHALSLYPRSALALNNRANAYIRQGNVDAAIADYRAALAVEPESVRLHNNLAKAYIRKGMKDEAYAEFEKALNIDLGDAETHLALALFFFQENRIQDARDALRNAYALNPDFVERQTDPALAQLGMGPVIGE, from the coding sequence ATGACCCGGCGGCAAGTGTTTCTTGTGGTGCTGGCGTTCCTGGGGCTTGCGCTCCTTGTGTACGGGCGCTCGCTCACGAACGATTTCGTCCCCTTTGACGATGACATCCTCGTTTCGCGCAACCCCGTGATCCGGGAGCTTTCGCCGCGCTCCATCCGCAAGGCCTTCACGATGTTCGATCCGGAGCTCTACATCCCCCTCACGTTCCTCACGTTCCAGGTGGAGTACCAAGCGGGAGGGATGAATCCCGCCGTCTTCCACACCACAAATCTCGTCCTTCACACCGCCAACGCGCTCTTCGTGTGCTGGCTCACGTTCCTGCTCACGCGCCGCCGCTTTGCGGGCGTGGTTGCGGGTCTGCTGTTCCTCCTCCACCCGCTGCATGCGGAAGCGGTGGCGTGGGTGGCGGGCCGCAAGGACGTGCTTTCCGCGTTCTTCTTCCTCGCCTCCCTCATCGCGTACGTCACCCACGTGCGCAAGCCGCGCTGGACCGCGTACGTCCTGTCACTGGAGCTCTTCCTCCTCGGCCTGCTTTCCAAAGTGATCGTCGTCACGCTGCCGGTCATTCTGCTGCTCATTGACGTATGGGAGGGGAGAGGCATCACTCGTAAGAGCCTGTGGGAGAAAGCGCCCTTCTTTCTCCTCTCCATCGTGTTCGGGGTCATCGCCTTCCTCGGTAAGGGGGCGGATACCCTCCCGAAGGCGTACTCCCTCCTGCAATGGATTCTGCTCCTCGCGGGGAGCACAGCATTCACTCTTTGGAAACTCTTCCTGCCCTTCTCCCTCAGCGTCATCTACCCCCTTGCGGGTCCCCCTTCGCCGGGAGGGGCGGGATACCTGCTCGCTCTCGTCATCTGCGCATTCCTGGCGGGTTTTGTGGCATACGGATGGAAGCATGCGCGCCGGATCTGGGTGGGCGTTGCATTCTTCCTCATCACTCTCGCCCCCACATTCTTCAATCTGTACAAGGGGAGCGTGACGTACATTGCCTCCGACCGCTACGCGTACATCCCTTCCATCGGGCTGTTCCTCCTCGCCGGCCTGGGCGCCGCCCGACTGTATGACCACCTCTCCCCTCGGTCTCTTCGCCGGGGAGCAGCTGTGCTGGGGATCTTCGTCTTCGCGGCGTTCGGATTCCTCTCCTTCCGCCAGTCCCTGGTTTGGAAGGATGGCATCACACTTTTCTCCCATGCGCTCTCCCTGTACCCCCGTTCCGCGCTCGCGCTCAATAACCGTGCCAACGCGTACATCCGGCAGGGGAATGTGGACGCCGCCATCGCCGATTACCGTGCGGCGCTCGCCGTGGAACCGGAGAGCGTGCGCCTCCACAACAACCTGGCCAAGGCGTACATCCGCAAGGGGATGAAGGATGAGGCGTACGCCGAGTTCGAGAAGGCGCTGAACATCGACCTCGGCGATGCGGAAACGCACCTGGCGCTGGCGCTGTTCTTCTTCCAGGAGAACCGGATACAGGATGCGCGCGATGCCTTGCGCAACGCCTACGCCCTCAACCCCGATTTCGTGGAGCGGCAGACCGATCCTGCATTGGCGCAATTGGGAATGGGGCCCGTGATCGGCGAATGA
- a CDS encoding ATP-binding protein has product MPTAKQRRASRSGDVLLRHFPEQNTSIRKRILWQSLLLTCFTVMVLSLLSSVVALFLIRNRVLGQLSSTLASRENLLSRSLQYDRERTALLGAEEALVRSLQAPTPSLPLQELWERLLSEQVPVEGLTLLNLQGVVQDHRGEDVPLPTAIPTATQLRPVLDRHGKWMATDAYAPVRNPQGELLGTLAIRYNPQPLFTLLSDNPSIGTTVELLIIREVNGVASLVYAHSGEQARRSSGDVPVSTFVIPDAVKGKGGVFVGKDEWGEDILASYQSVPATGWGMVLKVDTSDALQGWERFVYTLLFIDLFLVFLTGVFGLVLAKQLSSPIMDLAQKMRALNPKRWTFKRSVQTGDEVELLDVVAAELTSRLRTAYTSLEQKVEERTKELHRQYLLDRTILEHIEYGVLVVNPHGTVINVNPAGQHVLRLTREEIVGNVAANLLHFFRKNEPLRDLAHPVVQALHQKKAVHFFHNDHLTLFVGKHILLPVALTVTPLMDGRTLEGILVILQDIREENQIDAMKSDFIALASHQLRTPLASLRWYLELMQEEKEPKLSDVQKSFVEQMEYASKRMVTLLDDLLRITHLEGGEIHADKRDFDLRKLMLDLENEWKPLARERGLLCTFTLPRRAVRLSNDPILLHLVLQNLFTNAMKYSPNGTDIKINLSLLKRTAIITVSDNGMGIPTEEQKHVFEKFFRAKNVKRTDADGSGLGLYLTRMIVENLDGKIEFKSKPGKGTTFTVRLPLK; this is encoded by the coding sequence ATGCCAACCGCCAAACAGCGCCGTGCTTCCCGTAGCGGAGATGTGCTCCTGCGACACTTCCCCGAGCAGAACACTTCCATCCGCAAGCGGATCCTGTGGCAATCCCTTCTGCTCACGTGTTTCACGGTGATGGTGCTGTCGCTGCTCTCTTCCGTGGTTGCGCTCTTTCTCATCCGTAACCGCGTCTTGGGGCAGCTTTCCTCCACCCTGGCATCCCGCGAAAACCTGCTCTCCCGTTCCCTCCAGTATGACCGCGAGAGGACGGCGCTTCTCGGCGCCGAAGAGGCGCTCGTACGGTCCTTGCAGGCTCCCACCCCCTCCCTTCCCCTCCAGGAATTGTGGGAACGGCTGCTCAGCGAACAGGTGCCCGTGGAAGGTCTGACGCTCCTCAACCTTCAAGGCGTGGTGCAGGACCACCGCGGAGAGGACGTGCCGCTCCCCACCGCCATCCCAACCGCCACGCAACTGCGCCCGGTCCTCGACCGGCATGGGAAGTGGATGGCGACGGATGCCTATGCGCCCGTGCGCAATCCTCAAGGGGAACTCCTCGGCACGCTGGCCATCCGCTACAACCCTCAGCCGCTCTTCACGCTCCTCTCGGATAACCCCTCCATCGGCACCACCGTAGAGCTGCTCATCATCCGCGAAGTGAACGGCGTCGCCTCCCTGGTCTACGCCCATTCGGGGGAGCAAGCCCGCCGGTCCTCCGGCGATGTTCCGGTGAGCACTTTCGTCATTCCCGATGCCGTGAAGGGCAAGGGGGGCGTGTTCGTGGGCAAGGACGAATGGGGCGAGGATATCCTCGCTTCGTACCAATCCGTCCCGGCGACCGGGTGGGGAATGGTGTTGAAAGTGGATACGAGCGACGCCCTCCAGGGATGGGAACGCTTCGTGTATACGCTCCTGTTCATCGATCTCTTCCTCGTCTTCCTCACGGGAGTGTTCGGCTTGGTGCTGGCGAAGCAGCTCTCTTCCCCCATCATGGACCTTGCGCAGAAGATGCGCGCCCTCAACCCCAAGCGCTGGACCTTCAAGCGCTCGGTGCAGACGGGTGATGAAGTGGAGCTCCTCGACGTGGTGGCGGCCGAGCTCACCTCCCGCCTCCGCACGGCCTACACGAGCCTGGAACAGAAAGTGGAGGAACGCACGAAGGAGCTGCACCGGCAGTACCTCCTCGACCGCACCATCCTGGAACACATCGAGTACGGCGTCCTGGTGGTCAATCCCCACGGCACCGTGATCAACGTGAACCCCGCCGGCCAGCATGTCCTCCGCCTGACGCGCGAGGAGATTGTGGGGAATGTGGCGGCGAATCTCCTGCACTTCTTCCGGAAGAACGAACCTCTGCGCGATCTGGCTCATCCGGTGGTGCAGGCGCTCCACCAGAAGAAGGCGGTCCACTTCTTCCACAACGACCACCTCACCCTCTTCGTGGGCAAGCATATCCTGCTGCCGGTGGCCCTCACGGTGACGCCGCTCATGGACGGGCGCACGCTGGAGGGGATCCTGGTGATTCTTCAGGATATCCGCGAGGAGAACCAGATTGACGCCATGAAGTCCGATTTCATCGCCCTGGCCTCCCACCAACTGCGCACTCCCCTCGCTTCTCTGCGGTGGTACCTGGAGCTTATGCAAGAGGAGAAGGAACCCAAACTCTCGGATGTGCAGAAATCCTTCGTGGAGCAGATGGAATACGCCTCCAAGCGCATGGTCACGCTCCTGGATGACCTTTTGCGCATCACCCACCTGGAAGGCGGGGAAATCCATGCCGATAAGAGGGATTTCGACTTGCGGAAGCTGATGCTAGATCTGGAGAACGAGTGGAAACCGCTGGCGCGCGAGCGCGGCCTGCTGTGCACCTTCACGCTGCCCAGGCGCGCAGTCCGCCTCTCCAACGACCCCATCCTCCTGCACCTTGTACTCCAGAACCTCTTCACGAACGCCATGAAGTACTCCCCGAACGGGACGGACATTAAGATCAACCTCAGCCTGCTCAAGAGGACGGCCATCATCACCGTCTCGGACAACGGCATGGGCATTCCCACCGAGGAACAGAAGCACGTGTTCGAAAAATTCTTCCGCGCCAAGAACGTGAAGCGCACGGATGCCGACGGCTCCGGTCTGGGCCTCTACCTCACGCGCATGATCGTGGAGAACCTGGACGGGAAGATCGAGTTCAAGAGCAAGCCCGGGAAGGGGACAACATTCACCGTCCGGCTGCCGTTGAAGTAA
- a CDS encoding type II secretion system protein, protein MITLLPRDTGVPVKLARPGVTLIELLVFVAIFAVVGFTVLPLLFSATENRLLQQTVSLVEQNGLQVLQQIGRLAAAERILDPPPQEEGIVLTLQSGSGAMNPTIIGALSGSLVVIRRATKQVITSPQVALDEFRVWNTSASTLLQSFRVSFRVSRAIRLQAPHIYERTFEGTFTLPPGDEPRGAACGGAVCSAPSCAGMIYTWKVCQSFMCSDAQTYLPCSASSSSTSSSSS, encoded by the coding sequence ATGATAACCCTGCTTCCACGCGATACCGGCGTTCCCGTAAAGCTGGCGCGTCCCGGTGTCACGCTCATAGAATTGCTCGTCTTTGTCGCCATCTTCGCGGTGGTGGGGTTCACGGTGCTTCCGCTCCTCTTCTCGGCGACGGAGAACCGCCTGCTGCAACAGACGGTTTCGCTGGTGGAGCAGAACGGCCTGCAGGTGCTGCAGCAAATCGGGCGCCTTGCGGCGGCGGAACGCATCCTGGATCCCCCTCCCCAAGAGGAAGGGATCGTCCTCACGCTCCAGTCCGGGAGCGGCGCCATGAACCCCACCATCATCGGTGCGCTCAGCGGCTCCCTGGTGGTCATCCGCCGCGCCACCAAGCAGGTCATCACCTCGCCGCAAGTGGCCTTGGATGAGTTCCGCGTCTGGAACACGTCCGCCTCCACCCTATTGCAAAGCTTTCGCGTTTCCTTCCGCGTCAGCAGGGCGATCCGCCTCCAGGCGCCCCATATCTACGAACGGACGTTTGAGGGAACATTCACACTGCCGCCGGGCGATGAGCCGCGGGGGGCCGCGTGCGGCGGTGCAGTGTGTTCCGCCCCCAGCTGCGCCGGGATGATCTACACGTGGAAAGTGTGCCAGAGTTTCATGTGCTCCGATGCGCAGACGTATCTCCCCTGCAGCGCGAGCAGTTCCAGCACTTCCAGCTCTTCCTCTTAA
- a CDS encoding prepilin-type N-terminal cleavage/methylation domain-containing protein, with translation MRRRDLPSAAPISPFSLRVHFARAKEGFTLLEILIALGILAVLSGLSVPFLRQLLIRGDVQRSAEQVVQALARAQTLSQNGEGAAPWGFHVPSGTLFQGSTYETRDPQYDESYPMPPTITASGSLTELTYSQLEGKPSATGSILLLGLENERESILITISTEGIPIMFPDRLTVCHCQGHAQHTLHIPDNAWPAHQKHGDVLGPCESFPVNPCP, from the coding sequence ATGCGACGCCGAGACCTGCCCTCCGCAGCCCCGATTTCTCCGTTTTCACTCAGGGTGCACTTCGCGAGGGCGAAGGAGGGCTTCACCCTGTTGGAAATCCTTATTGCCCTGGGTATCCTCGCGGTGCTCTCCGGTCTTTCCGTTCCCTTCCTGCGCCAACTGCTCATCCGCGGCGATGTCCAGCGCAGCGCGGAACAGGTGGTCCAGGCGTTGGCGCGCGCGCAAACGCTCTCCCAGAACGGTGAAGGAGCCGCTCCGTGGGGATTCCATGTGCCCTCAGGGACGCTTTTTCAGGGAAGTACGTACGAAACGCGGGATCCGCAGTACGATGAATCCTATCCCATGCCGCCCACCATCACGGCATCCGGCAGCCTGACGGAGCTCACGTACTCGCAATTGGAAGGGAAACCGAGCGCCACGGGAAGCATTCTCCTCCTGGGCTTGGAGAATGAACGGGAAAGCATCCTCATCACCATTTCCACGGAGGGGATCCCCATCATGTTCCCCGACCGTTTGACCGTCTGCCACTGCCAGGGGCATGCCCAGCATACGCTTCACATTCCCGATAACGCGTGGCCGGCCCACCAGAAGCACGGAGATGTTCTGGGCCCCTGCGAGAGTTTTCCCGTGAACCCCTGTCCCTGA